Proteins encoded in a region of the Equus asinus isolate D_3611 breed Donkey chromosome X, EquAss-T2T_v2, whole genome shotgun sequence genome:
- the LOC139042627 gene encoding olfactory receptor 5G9-like: MALLTAPAILDVTAAQSLGSLFSASQGTSQEGRNFAILMILPTAQKWPNLERETCSGPMGAGNTSKLSEFFLVGLTNDPQLQSILFSLFTFIYAVTVVGNLGLLALIVVSPRLHTPMYFFLSNLSFLDFCYSSVTVPKMLMGFFSDCQTISFSGCVVQTSFFLIFAVTEFFLLASMAYDRYVAICNPLLYHIIMSPRLYLQLVAASYAVGLMNMMLLTSTTFHLTFCKSRVITHYFCDILPLLKLSCSDTHVLQLLLFACGGFNVSVSLPIVLVSYTCIFLAIIRIPSAQGKHKTFSTCASHLTAVSLYYGTTVSIYLRPSSEYLLGRHSLVSVFYTVVIPMINPMIYSLRNKDVKETFGNVLKKTSQFFSLPTPRFP; encoded by the exons ATGGCTCTGCTTACTGCTCCAGCCATCTTGGACGTCACAGCTGCTCAGTCCCTGGGCTCACTTTTCTCGGCATCTCAGGGGACCAGTCAAGAAGGCAGGAACTTTGCTATATTAATGATTCTTCCAACTGCACAGAAATGGCCAAACTTGGAGCGGGAA ACATGCAGTGGCCCAATGGGAGCAGGCAACACCAGCAAGTTGAGTGAATTCTTCCTCGTGGGCCTCACCAATGATCCTCAGCTTCAGTCCATCCTCTTTTCCCTCTTCACCTTCATCTATGCAGTCACAGTGGTGGGAAACCTGGGCCTCCTTGCCCTCATTGTAGTTAGCCCACGACTCCACactcccatgtatttcttcctcagcAACCTGTCCTTTCTTGACTTCTGTTATTCTTCAGTCACAGTCCCAAAAATGTTGATGGGGTTTTTCTCTGACTGCCAAACCATCTCCTTCTCTGGTTGTGTGGTCCAGACAAGCTTCTTTTTGATCTTTGCTGTCACTGAGTTCTTCCTCCTGGCTTcaatggcctatgaccgctatgtggccatctgcaacccTCTGCTGTACCATATCATCATGTCCCCAAGGCTCTATTTGCAGCTAGTGGCTGCTAGCTATGCAGTGGGCCTGATGAACATGATGCTCCTCACTAGCACAACCTTTCATCTGACCTTCTGTAAGTCCCGTGTCATCACTCACTacttctgtgatattcttccCCTTTTAAAACTCTCCTGCTCTGACACACATGTCCTCCAGCTTCTCCTCTTTGCTTGTGGTGGCTTTAATGTGTCTGTGTCCCTGCCAATTGTCCTGGTCTCCTACACATGTATCTTCTTGGCTATCATCAGAATCCCCTCAGCCCAGGGCAAACATAAGACATTCTCCACTTGTGCTTCCCACCTGACTGCTGTCAGCCTGTACTATGGAACCACAGTGTCCATTTACTTGCGCCCATCCTCTGAGTACTTATTAGGCAGGCACAGCTTGGTCTCTGTATTCTACACAGTGGTCATCCCCATGATCAATCCCATGATCTACAGTCTGAGAAACAAAGATGTGAAGGAAACATTTGGGAATGTTCTCAAAAAGACCTCacaattcttctctcttcccactcccAGATTTCCATGA